One Bradyrhizobium manausense DNA segment encodes these proteins:
- a CDS encoding TRAP transporter small permease, with the protein MARALDLYCTFLKAIIAACLAVMVVLVFGNVVLRYGFNSGITISEELSRWLLVWLTFLGAIVALREHAHLGVDSLVRMLPASGKRICFVINYCLMLFGDWLLLSGSWRQTIINIDDRAPATGLSMGIFYAVGVIFGVSAAIILLYDLYRVISGQASEEDMVAVRESEEQ; encoded by the coding sequence ATGGCGCGAGCTCTCGACCTCTATTGCACCTTTCTGAAGGCCATCATTGCCGCCTGTCTCGCGGTCATGGTGGTGCTGGTCTTCGGCAACGTCGTGCTGCGATACGGCTTCAACTCCGGAATCACGATTTCCGAGGAACTGTCGCGCTGGCTTCTGGTGTGGCTGACCTTCCTCGGCGCCATCGTCGCGTTGCGCGAGCATGCGCATCTTGGCGTCGATAGTCTGGTCCGGATGTTGCCGGCCTCCGGCAAGCGCATCTGCTTCGTCATCAACTATTGCCTGATGCTGTTCGGCGACTGGCTGCTGCTCTCCGGCAGCTGGCGTCAGACCATCATCAACATCGATGATCGCGCTCCAGCGACGGGCCTTTCGATGGGCATCTTCTACGCGGTCGGCGTGATCTTCGGCGTTTCGGCCGCGATTATCCTTCTCTACGACCTTTACCGCGTGATCAGCGGGCAGGCGAGCGAGGAGGACATGGTGGCCGTCAGGGAATCGGAGGAGCAATGA
- a CDS encoding GntR family transcriptional regulator codes for MTVLEERPMSAGDSGYQRIRSDIIFGVLTPSGRLRLDAMKEDYGVSISTLREILNRLTSEGFVVAEGQRGFEVAPISIQNLRELADLRILLEHHAMAESFRAGDVEWEGRVVSAHHKLAATERTVLKEGDDPELRKRYDGEFHQALISSCGSRELMHTHAIVFDKYFRYALRYRGTETINQHKALLDCALKRDIKNARAVLSDHINGCVAHALSSWKDA; via the coding sequence ATGACGGTACTTGAGGAACGGCCGATGTCGGCGGGCGACAGCGGCTATCAGCGCATCCGCTCCGACATCATTTTCGGTGTGCTGACGCCCTCGGGACGTCTCAGGCTCGATGCCATGAAGGAGGACTATGGCGTCAGCATCTCGACGCTGCGTGAGATCCTCAATCGTTTGACGTCAGAGGGCTTTGTCGTTGCCGAGGGCCAGCGCGGCTTCGAGGTGGCGCCGATCTCGATCCAGAACCTGCGCGAGCTCGCCGATCTGCGCATTCTGCTGGAGCATCACGCGATGGCCGAGTCGTTCCGCGCCGGCGATGTCGAATGGGAAGGCCGCGTGGTCTCTGCCCACCACAAGCTGGCGGCGACCGAACGCACCGTCCTCAAGGAAGGCGATGATCCCGAGCTGCGCAAGCGCTATGACGGCGAATTCCACCAGGCGCTGATTTCAAGCTGCGGCTCACGCGAGCTGATGCACACGCACGCGATCGTGTTCGATAAATATTTCCGCTATGCGCTGCGCTATCGCGGCACGGAGACCATCAACCAGCACAAGGCGCTGCTGGATTGCGCGCTGAAGCGGGACATCAAGAACGCCCGGGCCGTCCTGAGCGACCACATCAATGGCTGCGTCGCGCATGCGCTGTCCTCCTGGAAAGACGCCTGA
- a CDS encoding serine hydrolase domain-containing protein — MRPTEIMRGSPPAPEAQVTRANWRSFPAIRWGFTHAREVLPTAEIRRSARPTPMPSAPRELAKLGFTAPDGKATTIEATLRETFADALLVMHRGTLVHEWYGDGMNVTRPHLICSISKAIAGTLGGVLVARGLVDPEARVVRYVPELETSVYGGCTVRNLLDMAVAIQFEEDYEDPAGDVARYRYSSGWDVPPDGVEPGHQRAYLATLRGTGKPHGKVFHYVSTNTEVLGWVYERACGMPYHRVLSEYLWQPLGAEEDGSLTLDSHGMGRLAGGISVTARDLLRFGEMMRNRGVVEGRQVVPGWWIDDIRENGDPKAWADGDLAEFFPGARYRSKWFTIDPSRDALTGIGIHGQHLYVDLDSDTVIVKLATQPKAMDIPIDQRWFAAFRAITTHLAPR; from the coding sequence ATGAGACCGACCGAGATCATGCGCGGCAGCCCGCCCGCACCCGAGGCCCAGGTGACCCGCGCCAACTGGCGCAGTTTTCCAGCCATACGCTGGGGTTTCACCCACGCGCGTGAAGTGCTGCCGACCGCGGAGATCCGCCGCTCGGCACGACCGACACCGATGCCAAGCGCCCCGCGCGAGCTGGCAAAGCTCGGTTTTACCGCGCCCGACGGCAAGGCTACCACGATCGAGGCAACGCTGCGCGAGACCTTTGCCGATGCGCTTTTGGTGATGCATCGGGGCACGCTGGTCCACGAATGGTATGGCGACGGCATGAACGTGACCAGGCCGCACCTGATCTGCTCGATCAGCAAGGCGATCGCCGGCACGCTCGGCGGCGTGCTGGTCGCGCGCGGGCTGGTCGATCCCGAGGCGAGGGTGGTGCGCTATGTGCCCGAGCTCGAGACCTCGGTCTACGGCGGCTGCACGGTCCGCAACCTCCTCGACATGGCCGTCGCCATTCAATTCGAGGAGGACTATGAGGACCCCGCCGGCGACGTCGCGCGTTACCGCTACTCCTCAGGCTGGGACGTGCCGCCTGATGGCGTCGAGCCCGGCCATCAGCGGGCCTATCTCGCCACGCTGCGCGGCACGGGCAAGCCGCACGGCAAGGTGTTTCACTACGTCTCGACCAACACCGAGGTGCTCGGCTGGGTCTATGAGCGCGCCTGCGGCATGCCCTACCACCGTGTCCTCTCGGAATATCTCTGGCAGCCCTTGGGCGCCGAGGAGGACGGCTCGCTGACGCTGGACAGCCACGGCATGGGCCGCCTCGCCGGCGGTATCTCCGTCACCGCGCGGGATTTGCTGCGTTTCGGCGAGATGATGCGCAATCGCGGCGTGGTGGAGGGGCGGCAGGTCGTACCGGGCTGGTGGATCGACGATATCAGAGAGAACGGCGATCCCAAGGCCTGGGCCGACGGCGACCTCGCCGAATTCTTCCCGGGGGCGCGCTATCGCAGCAAATGGTTCACGATCGATCCGTCGCGCGACGCGCTGACCGGGATCGGCATCCACGGCCAGCACCTTTATGTCGATCTCGATTCGGACACCGTCATCGTCAAGCTCGCGACCCAGCCCAAGGCGATGGACATCCCGATCGACCAACGCTGGTTCGCGGCCTTCCGCGCCATCACGACTCATCTCGCTCCGCGCTGA
- a CDS encoding SMP-30/gluconolactonase/LRE family protein yields MTVNPISAHKVETAVASKDILGETPLWCDNSRKLWWVDIDGRLHQSFDPATGTHRVTSCDCQFLGSQALTADGSHLLAHDLTLHRRQAVIEVESGFDNRLNDGRVDARGRLWIGTMDNQLHRPNGSLYRVTGDGQVVRIFDDVIVTNGIAFSPDNRTLYFTDTRRHRTWAFDFDLDDGVIRNRRLFADYSSSGERPDGACVDVDGGLWTAFFSGARVARYRPDGTIDTVIPLPVTNPTCLCFGGSDLKTLFVTTARKFLDQQQLDQEPQAGHLLAINGVAQGLQEHRFG; encoded by the coding sequence ATGACCGTGAACCCGATCTCCGCACACAAGGTCGAGACCGCCGTCGCCAGCAAGGATATTCTGGGCGAGACGCCGCTGTGGTGCGATAACTCCCGCAAGCTCTGGTGGGTCGACATCGACGGCAGGCTGCATCAATCCTTCGACCCTGCGACCGGCACCCATCGGGTCACCTCCTGCGATTGCCAATTCCTCGGCAGCCAGGCCCTGACGGCGGACGGCTCCCATCTGCTCGCGCACGACCTGACGCTCCACCGTCGCCAGGCCGTCATCGAAGTCGAGAGCGGGTTCGACAATCGCCTCAACGACGGCCGGGTGGATGCCCGTGGCCGGCTATGGATCGGCACCATGGACAACCAGCTGCATCGTCCGAACGGCTCGCTCTATCGCGTGACTGGGGACGGTCAGGTGGTGCGCATCTTCGACGACGTCATCGTGACCAACGGGATTGCGTTCTCGCCGGACAATCGCACGCTCTATTTCACGGACACGCGGCGTCACCGCACCTGGGCGTTCGACTTCGACCTCGATGACGGCGTGATCCGCAACAGGCGGCTGTTTGCAGATTACAGCTCCTCGGGAGAACGACCCGACGGCGCCTGCGTCGACGTCGACGGCGGATTATGGACGGCGTTCTTCTCGGGCGCTCGGGTGGCGCGCTACCGGCCGGACGGGACGATCGACACGGTCATTCCGTTGCCGGTGACCAATCCGACCTGCCTCTGCTTCGGCGGCAGCGATCTCAAGACGCTGTTTGTGACGACGGCGAGGAAATTTCTGGATCAACAGCAGCTCGATCAAGAGCCTCAGGCCGGTCATCTCCTGGCTATCAACGGCGTTGCGCAGGGCCTTCAGGAACACCGCTTCGGCTAG
- a CDS encoding type II 3-dehydroquinate dehydratase, producing the protein MAAKIMILNGPNLNFLGIREPHIYGRTTLTEIEASCQALAAQLGVSISFHQSNMEGELVSLIQSAHGKADAIIINPAAYSFTSIALIDALKIFDGVKIELHISNIHARDELHRHSITSSACTAVICGLGPYGYLAAMLAAVQRLGQLPETVPPALHGLAAAGKA; encoded by the coding sequence ATGGCCGCGAAAATCATGATCCTCAACGGGCCAAACCTCAATTTTCTGGGCATAAGGGAGCCGCACATTTACGGCCGGACGACGCTGACGGAGATCGAGGCGAGCTGTCAGGCGCTGGCCGCCCAGCTCGGCGTCTCGATTTCGTTCCATCAGTCCAACATGGAGGGCGAACTCGTCAGCCTGATCCAGTCCGCCCATGGCAAGGCGGATGCGATCATCATCAACCCGGCCGCCTATTCCTTCACGTCGATCGCGCTGATCGATGCGCTGAAGATCTTCGACGGCGTGAAGATCGAGTTGCATATCTCGAACATTCACGCGCGCGACGAGCTGCATCGCCACTCGATCACATCGAGCGCCTGCACGGCCGTCATTTGCGGCCTCGGCCCGTACGGGTATCTCGCCGCGATGCTGGCGGCCGTTCAGCGGCTTGGACAATTGCCCGAGACGGTCCCGCCGGCTCTTCACGGGCTTGCGGCGGCAGGCAAGGCCTAA
- a CDS encoding helix-turn-helix domain-containing protein encodes MALSATLPIQDSPANLFQASSTDVDEHCAALGRWRLSYDQISAGAFTGSFTQLSLPRVDVFREITGQQVRQYGQLGIDSFGIGLPWHGDGEVSCNGASVAGTQVIACIDAEVDMCTPKAFELRGVVASAALIAELATRLEIDLPRTAWHQLRVIEMAEAPVARLRAHLAAIHDAIATAPEQFDDPTARQALEDALLVEIMDMLPTARSADLGRSAVTRKRTVDRARALMHGSGDRSLSLLEVCKAVGASPRKLGYCFQEVLGTSPMHYWRAMRLNRVRRDLKRSVETSVYDIAVQHGFWHFSQFSLDYKRHFSELPSETLRRARLAA; translated from the coding sequence ATGGCCTTAAGCGCAACTCTTCCGATTCAAGACTCGCCTGCAAACCTGTTTCAGGCGAGCAGCACGGATGTGGATGAACATTGCGCCGCGCTCGGCCGCTGGCGGCTGAGCTACGACCAGATCAGCGCGGGCGCATTCACCGGCAGTTTTACCCAGCTGTCCCTGCCCCGCGTCGACGTGTTCCGCGAGATCACCGGCCAGCAGGTCCGCCAATACGGCCAACTCGGCATCGACAGCTTTGGCATCGGCCTGCCCTGGCATGGCGATGGCGAGGTCAGTTGCAACGGTGCCAGCGTCGCGGGCACGCAGGTCATCGCCTGCATCGATGCCGAGGTCGACATGTGCACGCCGAAGGCGTTCGAACTGCGTGGCGTCGTCGCCAGTGCGGCGTTGATCGCGGAATTGGCCACTCGGCTTGAAATCGACCTGCCGCGCACCGCTTGGCATCAGCTGCGGGTGATCGAGATGGCCGAAGCGCCGGTCGCTCGGCTGCGCGCGCATCTCGCGGCGATCCATGACGCTATCGCAACCGCGCCCGAACAGTTTGACGATCCGACGGCGCGGCAGGCGCTGGAAGACGCCCTCCTCGTCGAGATCATGGACATGCTTCCAACCGCGCGCTCTGCCGATCTCGGTCGCAGCGCCGTGACACGCAAGCGCACCGTCGACCGCGCTCGCGCGCTGATGCATGGCAGCGGCGACCGCTCACTTTCGTTGCTGGAGGTCTGCAAGGCGGTCGGCGCCAGTCCGCGCAAGCTCGGCTATTGCTTCCAGGAGGTGTTGGGCACGAGCCCGATGCATTATTGGCGCGCAATGCGGCTCAACCGCGTGCGGCGGGATCTCAAACGCAGCGTCGAGACGTCAGTCTACGACATCGCCGTGCAACATGGCTTCTGGCACTTCAGCCAGTTCTCGCTCGATTACAAGCGCCACTTCTCCGAGCTGCCCTCGGAGACGCTGCGGCGCGC
- a CDS encoding M24 family metallopeptidase: MQIPFSTARLDGLLDASGIDILLVTSKHNIQHLLGGYYHFQFDYMEAIGISRYLPIFVYVKGDLAKSAYIANRNERDSVQNRTSAGHWMPPVVFGSSTSVEAMTLALEHVKSVATPALRIGAELSFLPVDAADVLRRELPGCRLIEAMRPLEKLRSIKTAAELDILREASERVVASMKDAMGRSRPGQTKREIIEHLRQAELSRGMIFEYALVTMGTSLNRAPSDQCLEQGDIVSVDSGGNYKGYIGDLCRMAVQGMPDGELVDLLDEIDLIQQAARAPIRAGLTGSAIYAAANEALARSPHGKQMHFVAHGMGIVSHEAPRLTANGPIPYPADDANVPLEAGMVISIETTLPHPLRGFIKLEDTIAVTPDGYQAFGDGARGWNRIPE, translated from the coding sequence ATGCAGATCCCATTCTCTACGGCCAGGCTTGACGGCCTGCTCGATGCTTCAGGCATCGACATCCTGCTCGTGACCTCGAAGCACAACATCCAGCATCTTCTCGGCGGGTACTATCATTTCCAGTTCGATTACATGGAAGCGATCGGCATCAGCCGGTATCTGCCCATTTTCGTCTATGTGAAGGGCGATCTCGCCAAGTCCGCCTATATCGCCAACCGCAACGAGCGCGACAGCGTCCAGAACAGAACCAGCGCCGGACATTGGATGCCGCCGGTCGTGTTCGGGTCATCAACCTCGGTCGAGGCGATGACACTCGCGCTCGAGCACGTCAAGTCCGTCGCGACGCCTGCGCTACGTATCGGCGCCGAGTTGTCGTTCCTGCCGGTGGACGCAGCGGACGTGCTGCGCAGGGAGCTTCCCGGTTGCCGGCTCATCGAGGCGATGCGGCCGCTGGAGAAACTGCGGTCAATCAAGACCGCGGCCGAACTGGACATCCTCCGCGAGGCGTCCGAGCGCGTGGTCGCGTCGATGAAGGACGCGATGGGCCGCAGTCGCCCCGGACAAACCAAACGCGAGATCATCGAGCATCTGCGCCAGGCCGAACTGTCGCGCGGCATGATCTTCGAATATGCGCTGGTGACGATGGGAACGAGTCTCAACCGGGCGCCTTCCGACCAGTGCCTGGAACAAGGCGATATCGTCTCGGTGGATTCAGGGGGAAACTACAAGGGCTATATCGGCGATCTCTGCCGGATGGCCGTGCAGGGGATGCCGGACGGCGAGCTTGTTGATCTGCTCGATGAGATCGACCTGATCCAGCAGGCAGCCCGGGCGCCGATCCGCGCAGGTCTCACCGGCAGCGCGATCTACGCTGCGGCAAATGAAGCGTTGGCCCGCTCCCCTCATGGCAAGCAGATGCATTTCGTCGCCCACGGCATGGGCATCGTCAGCCACGAGGCACCGCGCCTGACGGCGAACGGCCCCATTCCCTACCCTGCGGACGACGCCAACGTGCCGCTGGAAGCAGGCATGGTCATCTCGATTGAAACCACGTTGCCGCACCCGCTTCGCGGCTTCATCAAGCTCGAAGATACCATCGCGGTGACCCCGGACGGTTATCAGGCCTTTGGCGACGGCGCGCGCGGTTGGAACAGGATTCCGGAATGA
- a CDS encoding primary-amine oxidase, whose amino-acid sequence MLDTVKAKSEARTAAPHPLDPLTAEEITAACTLVRAAAASPENCRFPTVRLEEPTKQELAAGGTQRRAFALTLDVVTGEAIEHIVDLARNEIVARKIIPNREAPYGQPSVMLEEFFKCEAVVKADPGWRAAMVRRGLTDKDIELVQVDPFSSGFLDFEYERGARIVRAVSFFREHLQDNGYAHPIEGVVAVVDLIGGKVIDLTDEDPIVPIPRKKRNYGAHEVTNPRTDIKPLHIEQPEGASFKVDGWKVDWQKWSFRVGFTPREGLVLHQLAYQDGTRKRSLIHRASVTEMVVPYADPTANHFWKSAFDAGEYGLGMLANALELGCDCLGNIRYFDVPAADNKGEPFVMQNAICMHEEDYGIAWKHYEFRNGLFEVRRSRRLVISFFATVGNYDYGFYWYLYQDGTIQLETKLTGIIQTAAVQPGEKYKWGGMVDDGLGGPTHQHFFNVRMHMDLDGGGNTVSEHDFVPRPWGRDNPHGNVFDTTTRVLSRERDAAAVANGETGRFWKISNPNETNSVGNAPAYKLVVNPSPLMLAQEGSYVRKRGGFATRHVWVTAFDAAEKYASGDYPNNHAGGDGLPRYAAQNRNIENTDIVLWHSFGHTHICKPEDFPIMPVEYAGFTLKPTGFFAANAAGDIPPDRNSRSVLAGNAKDAGGECCHKV is encoded by the coding sequence ATGCTCGATACCGTCAAAGCCAAATCGGAGGCGCGGACCGCGGCGCCTCATCCGCTTGATCCGCTGACTGCCGAGGAGATCACCGCCGCCTGCACGCTGGTGCGCGCAGCCGCGGCCTCGCCCGAAAATTGCCGCTTCCCGACAGTGCGGCTGGAAGAGCCGACCAAGCAGGAATTGGCGGCCGGCGGAACACAACGCCGCGCCTTCGCGCTGACGCTCGACGTGGTGACGGGCGAGGCGATCGAGCACATCGTCGATCTCGCCCGCAATGAGATCGTCGCCCGAAAAATCATTCCGAACCGCGAGGCGCCCTATGGACAGCCTTCGGTGATGCTGGAGGAGTTCTTCAAGTGCGAGGCCGTGGTGAAGGCCGATCCCGGCTGGCGCGCGGCGATGGTCCGGCGCGGCCTGACGGACAAGGACATCGAGCTGGTCCAGGTCGACCCGTTCTCGTCGGGCTTCCTCGATTTCGAGTATGAGCGCGGCGCACGCATCGTCCGCGCCGTCAGTTTCTTCCGCGAGCATCTCCAGGACAACGGTTATGCCCATCCGATCGAGGGCGTGGTCGCGGTCGTCGACCTCATTGGCGGCAAGGTCATCGACCTCACCGACGAGGATCCCATCGTGCCGATCCCGCGCAAGAAGCGGAATTACGGCGCCCACGAAGTCACCAATCCGCGCACCGACATCAAGCCGCTGCATATCGAACAGCCGGAGGGCGCAAGCTTCAAGGTCGATGGCTGGAAGGTCGACTGGCAGAAATGGAGTTTTCGCGTCGGCTTCACGCCGCGCGAAGGGCTGGTGTTGCATCAGCTCGCCTACCAGGACGGGACGCGCAAGCGTTCGCTGATCCACCGCGCCAGCGTCACCGAGATGGTCGTTCCTTACGCCGACCCGACTGCGAACCATTTCTGGAAGTCGGCGTTCGACGCCGGCGAATACGGGCTCGGGATGCTGGCCAACGCGCTCGAACTCGGCTGCGACTGCCTCGGCAACATCAGATATTTCGACGTCCCGGCCGCCGACAACAAGGGCGAGCCGTTCGTCATGCAGAACGCCATCTGCATGCATGAGGAAGATTACGGAATTGCCTGGAAGCATTACGAATTCCGCAACGGCCTGTTCGAGGTGCGGCGCTCGCGGCGGCTCGTGATCTCCTTCTTCGCCACTGTCGGCAATTACGATTACGGCTTCTACTGGTACCTCTACCAGGACGGCACGATCCAGCTCGAAACAAAATTGACCGGCATCATCCAGACCGCTGCCGTACAGCCTGGCGAAAAGTACAAATGGGGTGGCATGGTCGACGACGGCCTCGGCGGCCCGACGCACCAGCACTTCTTCAACGTGCGCATGCACATGGATCTCGACGGCGGCGGCAACACTGTCAGCGAACACGATTTCGTGCCGCGGCCCTGGGGACGCGACAATCCGCACGGCAACGTGTTCGACACCACCACGCGTGTGCTCTCACGCGAGCGCGATGCCGCGGCTGTTGCCAATGGCGAGACCGGCCGGTTCTGGAAGATCAGCAACCCGAACGAGACCAATTCGGTCGGCAACGCGCCTGCCTACAAGCTCGTGGTCAATCCGAGCCCGCTGATGCTGGCGCAGGAGGGCAGCTATGTGCGCAAGCGCGGCGGCTTTGCGACCAGGCATGTCTGGGTCACGGCCTTCGACGCGGCGGAAAAGTACGCCAGCGGCGATTATCCCAATAACCACGCCGGCGGCGATGGCCTGCCACGCTATGCCGCGCAGAACCGTAACATCGAGAATACCGACATCGTGCTGTGGCACTCGTTCGGCCACACCCATATCTGCAAGCCCGAGGATTTTCCGATCATGCCGGTTGAATATGCCGGCTTCACGCTGAAGCCGACCGGCTTCTTCGCGGCCAATGCCGCCGGCGACATCCCGCCGGACCGCAACAGCCGCAGCGTGCTCGCAGGCAACGCGAAGGACGCTGGAGGGGAGTGCTGCCACAAGGTCTAG
- a CDS encoding TRAP transporter large permease, with amino-acid sequence MTIAVFTFSLLGAMALGMPIAFALLICGVALMSTIDMFDAQIVAQNVINGADSFPLMAIPFFMLAGEVMNKGGLAKRIVNVALVAVGHFRGGLGYVTIMAACILSSLSGSAAADAAALAALLVPMMVAAGHKKTYAAGLVAAGGVIGPVIPPSIGFVIFGVAANVSISKLFLAGIVPGLLLGLGLCGAWYWVVRKENLSPPPRASLREIAHAVIDGFWALMLPGIIIVGLRFGIFTPTEAGVVVAVYSLFVATCIYRELKWSEVYAVMVSSAVTTSVVMFLVAAALVSSWLITVSEISAQVVDLLKPFMGNNTILMLAIMVVVVIVGTALDMTPTILILTPILMPIVKAAHIDPVYFGVLFIINNSIGLITPPVGIVLNVVCGVSRISMEDIIKGVWPFMIAQLIVLFAMVLFPGLVTIPAKWFGG; translated from the coding sequence ATGACGATCGCCGTCTTCACGTTCTCGCTGCTCGGCGCCATGGCGCTGGGCATGCCGATTGCGTTTGCGCTTCTCATCTGCGGCGTCGCCCTGATGAGCACGATCGACATGTTCGACGCCCAGATCGTGGCGCAGAACGTCATTAACGGCGCCGACAGCTTTCCGCTCATGGCCATTCCGTTCTTCATGCTCGCCGGCGAGGTCATGAACAAGGGGGGCTTGGCCAAGCGGATCGTCAATGTCGCGCTCGTTGCGGTCGGCCATTTCCGCGGGGGCCTGGGCTACGTCACCATCATGGCGGCCTGCATCCTGTCATCCCTGTCAGGATCCGCAGCCGCGGACGCGGCCGCGCTCGCCGCGCTGCTGGTGCCGATGATGGTGGCCGCCGGCCACAAGAAGACCTACGCGGCCGGTCTCGTCGCCGCGGGCGGCGTCATCGGCCCCGTCATTCCGCCCAGCATCGGCTTCGTCATCTTCGGCGTGGCCGCCAACGTGTCGATCTCAAAGCTGTTTCTGGCCGGAATCGTGCCCGGCCTGCTGCTTGGATTGGGCCTCTGCGGCGCCTGGTACTGGGTCGTGCGCAAGGAGAATTTGTCGCCGCCGCCGCGGGCCTCGCTACGTGAGATCGCGCACGCCGTCATCGACGGGTTCTGGGCGCTGATGCTGCCCGGCATCATCATCGTGGGCTTGCGCTTCGGCATCTTCACGCCGACCGAGGCGGGCGTCGTTGTCGCCGTCTATTCGCTGTTCGTCGCGACCTGCATCTATCGCGAGCTGAAATGGTCGGAGGTTTACGCGGTAATGGTGTCGTCGGCTGTGACGACGAGCGTCGTCATGTTCCTCGTCGCCGCCGCGCTGGTGTCGTCCTGGCTGATCACGGTGTCCGAAATCTCCGCCCAGGTCGTGGATCTCCTGAAGCCGTTCATGGGGAACAATACCATCCTGATGCTCGCGATCATGGTCGTGGTGGTGATCGTGGGCACCGCGCTCGACATGACGCCGACCATCCTGATCCTGACGCCGATCCTGATGCCAATCGTCAAGGCGGCCCATATCGACCCCGTTTATTTCGGCGTACTCTTCATCATCAACAACTCCATCGGCCTGATCACGCCGCCGGTCGGCATCGTGCTCAATGTCGTCTGTGGCGTCTCCAGGATCAGCATGGAGGACATCATCAAGGGCGTCTGGCCCTTCATGATTGCGCAACTCATCGTCCTGTTCGCGATGGTATTGTTTCCGGGACTGGTGACGATCCCGGCAAAATGGTTCGGCGGCTAA
- a CDS encoding TRAP transporter substrate-binding protein — MSLWVRALSATAICMALTVSASAADDIQERTIRWGHLNNTDHPVSLGVQKFAEILLAKSGGKMKVREFAASQLGNELQQQSALRGGTQEMLSASTTSLATVIPEFGLVDFPFLFNTTEQADALATGKFGKAMLDTLPSKGLIGLGYWGLGFRNVTNSTRPITRLEDFSGLKLRVIPNPVYLETFGAFKANPVPMAFGELYSALETRTVDGEENPYTVILSNKFYEVQKYVSATNHTFTLNIILVSKAFWDKLSPTEQRLMHEAYEESRGYQKEQTRLQTEKALAELQAKGMQYNAIPPEETERMRKTSQPVADKIAANLRPETVKLFNDEVERIRKDVK; from the coding sequence ATGAGCTTGTGGGTACGGGCGCTGTCTGCGACGGCGATCTGCATGGCGCTGACGGTCAGCGCGTCCGCCGCCGATGACATTCAGGAGCGGACGATCAGGTGGGGGCACCTGAACAACACCGATCATCCCGTCAGCCTTGGCGTGCAGAAGTTTGCCGAGATCCTGCTGGCAAAGAGCGGGGGCAAGATGAAGGTCCGCGAATTCGCGGCCTCACAACTCGGCAACGAGTTGCAACAGCAATCGGCGCTGCGCGGCGGTACCCAGGAGATGCTGTCGGCCTCGACGACTTCGCTCGCAACAGTCATTCCGGAGTTCGGCCTTGTCGACTTCCCGTTCCTGTTCAACACGACCGAGCAGGCCGACGCGCTCGCGACCGGCAAATTCGGCAAGGCGATGCTCGATACGTTGCCGTCGAAGGGGCTGATCGGTCTTGGCTACTGGGGATTGGGCTTCCGCAACGTCACCAACAGCACCCGGCCGATCACCAGGCTCGAGGATTTCAGCGGGCTCAAGCTCCGCGTGATTCCGAACCCGGTCTATCTCGAGACTTTCGGGGCATTCAAAGCCAATCCGGTCCCGATGGCGTTCGGCGAGCTCTATTCGGCGCTGGAAACCCGCACCGTCGACGGCGAGGAGAATCCCTACACGGTCATTCTCTCGAACAAGTTCTACGAAGTGCAGAAATACGTCTCGGCCACCAATCACACCTTCACGCTGAACATCATCCTGGTGAGCAAGGCTTTCTGGGACAAGCTGTCGCCGACCGAGCAGCGCCTGATGCACGAAGCCTATGAGGAAAGCCGCGGCTATCAGAAGGAGCAGACGCGCCTTCAGACCGAAAAGGCGCTCGCGGAATTGCAGGCCAAGGGCATGCAGTACAACGCGATCCCGCCTGAGGAGACCGAGCGCATGCGCAAGACGTCGCAGCCGGTCGCGGACAAGATTGCAGCCAACCTTCGCCCCGAGACGGTGAAGCTCTTCAACGACGAAGTCGAGCGCATCCGCAAGGACGTGAAGTAG